The following nucleotide sequence is from Vibrio fluvialis.
TCCCACCGCCATCGCCGATTTAGAAGCCTGGTCAAGATCGATGTAATGGCACTCCTCGCCATTCGTGCCAGTCAGCAGCACAAATCCTCCCCGTTGGTGACGAAATTCCACAATCCACGCGCCTTCTTCTGAAGAGGGTTCAATTATGGCTTCTACAAGTTGGTTCTCGCGGTAAAGGTTTCTCAGTTCCGTGATAGTCATCGCCACTCTCACTCATATTGCCGATCCATCACATTAAGCATGGTCTATTTCGGGAAGATTGCGAATTCTGCTGATGAGATTGTCGTTAACAGAACAAAAACGCCACCGGAAAGCGGTGGCGTTTAAAGTAAGAGAAAGAGGTTCAGAAGCGGAACTCTGCACCCAGAAACCAACCGTCAACAAAGACGTAGGACGTTTCGGTATCTGGAGATTGCTTGGCGAGATCTTCAAATTCCAAATCGATGACGCGGTAGCCACCTTTGATGGTCCATAAGCCCTCTTGGATTGGCAGTCGATACTGAATCCCAGCCGTCACGTCAGAACTCTTAATCCCGCTGCTGTTACCAACATCGAACTGACCGATAACATCAAAATTGGTATCCGGGATCGACAGCGCCGCTGACGCGTACCAGTTAAAAGTGGTTTCATCAAAATCGTAAGTTCTGGTATCCAGCGCTTGGTAGTCGGTATTGCTGTAGCGAGTAAGCGTTACGCCGGCATCGAAGTTCATCAGCTCATGATGAAGCAGCGTGTAATAGAAGGTGTAGTCCCATTTGTCATAAGACGCATAGTCTGCATCAACACTGGTATAACGCACACTGACGTTGGGCAGGTAACGGATATCACTTTCGACCGCAGCATGGAAAGAAGGAGCGTAATCCGTATCACGGCGAATTTCGTCAATCTTAGTACTTCCTCGCCACATCTCAGCACCCACGTTCACAGTGTACGAAGAATCCTCACACCATGCCGTGGAAGAAAGCGATAAAAACGCCGTTGTTACTATCGCCATAGCTGGCTTATTCATTGTTGTCGCTCCTGTCCAAGTACACATTTTCAGCCATATTCAATATCGGCATATTAGCACACAAGCCAGCTTAGTTAAGGACAGGACGCTATTCTTAACGCGGAATTTGCTGATAGTGGCGGTACACCCAGACACCAAGTGCAATCACGATAATCCAAGGGAGCAACTTAATTGCAAACCCTAACATGCTCAGTAACATCAGCACCACAAAGGCAACAGCGGCAGCAATCAGCGCCCCAAACACCGTGAGTCCGGTGACCAACAGACTGGCCACAAAGACCAGAATAAAAATCAGCTCAATCATCATTGCTCTCCTTTTTACTCCAACACTGCACGTTTCGCGCCAAGCAAAACAAGCACGGTAATTGACTGTTCTAAAAAGGAAAAAATAAAAAGGCCGTGAAAACACTACTTCCACGGCCTCTATTAATTGGTTAAAGTCACCATAAATTGGCGAAATTTACACATCCAACTCCTGATAAGGAATTTTGGCCAGCGCCTGCTCGACCACTTCAATACCAGCGCCCGCTTTGTGTGCGTTTTCACTGATATGGCGACGCCACTGACGCGCGCCCGGCATATTCTGGAACAAGCCCAGCATATGACGAGTAATGTGGCCCAGATAGCTCCCCTGTGCCAGTTGCTGCTCAATGTACGGATACATTTCTTGCACCACCTGCGAACGCTTCTTCACCGGCGTATCCAGACCAAAGATTTGCTGATCCACTTCTGCCAGCAAGTATGGGCTTTGGTACGCTTCACGGCCGATCATGACGCCATCCAAATGTTGGAGATGTTCTTTGGCTTCAGCCAACGTCTTCACCCCACCATTAACAGCGATGGTCAGATGTGGAAAATCCTGCTTAAGCTGATACGCGCGAGGGTAATCCAGCGGCGGGATCTCGCGGTTCTCTTTCGGGCTCAAACCGCTCAACCACGCTTTGCGTGCATGAATGGTGAACTGCTCGCAGCCACCTTTTTCAGACACCAACGTAACGAAGTTAGTCAGAAACTCATACGAGTCCTGATCGTCGATACCGATACGGGTTTTCACCGTTACCGGAATATCCACCACCTCTTTCATCGCCGCGACACACTGCGCAACCAAATCAGGTTCCGCCATCAAGCAAGCACCAAAGCGGCCGTTCTGTACGCGATCTGACGGACAGCCGACATTGAGGTTAATTTCATCGTAACCGCGTTCCTGCGCCAGTTTGGCACAACGCGCCAGATCCGCTGGGTTCGAACCACCAAGCTGCAACGCAACCGGGTGTTCCTCCTCATTGTACGCCAAGAAGTCACCCTTTCCATGGATGATCGCACCTGTGGTTACCATTTCGGTATAAAGCAAGGTTTGCGATGACAGCAAACGATGGAAATAGCGGCAGTGGCGGTCAGTCCAATCCAACATTGGCGCCACAGAAAGCCGACATGAGTGAGTCATTGGTTCAACATCCCCATTTCAATCAACAAGCATTCGGCCACCGGGTGACCAAAAAGAAAGTTTGGCATTGTAATCGCTTCTGTTTATATCGCCAACAGTTCTTCGGTAGTATCGTTTTACGGCAAGATAAGGTAACTTAGCGCTTATCTATGGGAATATCGTTGTTAGTGTTTGAATCAAGCCAGATTTATTGATGAGCAAAACGATATTCATCCGGAAATAGTATATGATTACTAAAGTCCGACGGTTATGGTGATAGATTTGGACAATAAGCTTACCAAACAGATTGAAGAAATATGTGCGGCACGAGGTGTCAGGCTGACTTCTCAGCGAAAACGGGTATTTGAGCTCATCTGTGCCAGCAAAAAAGCCTCCAGTGCTTATGAATTGCTGGAAGATCTGAAGCAGAGTGAACCTCAGGCGAAACCACCCACGGTATACCGGGCGCTGGATTTTCTGATGGAACAAGGCTTCATACACCGGGTGGAATCAACCAACAGCTTTATATCCTGCTGCTCCTGTAATGCCCATAAGCACTTTTCTCAGCTATTGATTTGTGACCAGTGCGGCAACGTTATTGAATTGCAAGATGATAGTCTGATAGCCTTGCTGGCAAACAACGCGGAGAAACACGGCTTTAAAATCGTCAATCATGTGATTGAGTCTCATGGTGTATGCCAATCGTGTTCCTCGAAGTAAAGAATGAAACAATAGAAGAAGGTTATGCGCGCTGAATTTGTAAACCCGTTTTTAGCGTCTCTGCTGAACGTGTTAAAAACGATGGCTTCTCTCGAACTGAAGCCTCAGAAACCTCGTCTGAAAAAAGACGAAATTGCCCGAGGTGATGTGTCCGGCCTGATTGGTATGGTTGGGCAGCAAACTCGCGGCTCCATGTCGATCACTTTCGATGAAAGTCTGGCTCTGGAAATTATGCAGAATATGCTGGGCGAGCGACCGAACGGGTTAAATGAAGAAGTGACGGACATGGTGGGTGAAATCACCAACATGGTCACTGGCGGCGCGAAACGTATTCTGGCCGAAAGTGGGTTTGATTTTGATATGGCAACCCCGGTTGTTGTTTCCGGCAAGGGACACACCATTCGTCACAAATGTGAAGGTTCGATCATCATCATGCCATTTGCCTCGCAGTGGGGAAATGCCTTCATCGAAATCTGTTTCGAATAACCTTTCTGATTCAATTCCAATAAAAAGCGGATGCCAAGGCATCCGCTTTTTTTATCTGTGACTCCGGGCCTAGACCCGGAATCGCCTAATTAGCCACGAAACGCTTTAAATGCGTTGATCAGGCCATTCGTTGAACTGTCGTGAGAGCTGATTTGCGCGCCATCTGCCAGTTCAGGCAGGATTTGGTTTGCCAGCTGTTTGCCCAGTTCCACACCCCATTGGTCAAAGGTGAAGATGTTCCAAATCACGCCCTGAACGAAGATTTTGTGTTCGTACATTGCGATCAGGTTACCCAGCGAACGTGGGGTAATTTGTTTCACCAGAATAGAGTTCGTCGGACGGTTACCTTCAAACACTTTGAATGGAATCAGTGCCGCTACTTCTTCTTCTGTTTTACCCGCTTTGATGAATTCTGCTTTCACCACTTCTGCTGATTTACCGAATGCCAACGCTTCTGTTTGCGCGAAGAAGTTCGACATCAGTTTCTGATGGTGATCGCTGACGGCATTGTGAGTCAGAGCTGGTGCGATGAAGTCACAAGGGATCAGCTTCGTGCCTTGATGAATCAGCTGGTAGAACGCGTGCTGACCGTTCGTGCCTGGTTCACCCCAAATGATTGGTCCCGTCTGGTAAGTCACCGGGTTGCCGTCGCGGTCAACGAACTTGCCATTAGATTCCATGTTGCCTTGCTGGAAGTAAGCTGCAAAGCGGTGCATGTACTGATCGTATGGCAGAATCGCTTCTGATTCGGCACCGTGGAAGTTGTTGTACCAAATACCAATCAACGCCAGGATCATTGGGATGTTGCTTTCGAACGGAGTTTCAACGAAATGCTTATCCATTTCATGCGCGCCCGTCAGCAGCTCAACGAAGTTGTCAAAACCGATCGACAGAATGATAGACAGGCCGATTGCAGACCACAGAGAGTAACGACCACCAACCCAGTCCCAGAACTCGAACATGTTGTCGGTATCAATACCAAATTCCGCTACCGCTTGTGCGTTGGTTGACAGCGCCGCGAAGTGTTTTGCTACGTGTGCGTCATCGCCAGCGGTTGCCAGGAACCAGTCACGCGCAGAGTGCGCATTGGTCATGGTTTCTTGCGTGGTGAAGGTTTTTGAAGCGACCAGGAACAGCGTCGTTTCCGGATTCACTTTCTTCAGCGTTTCTGCAATGTGCGTACCATCGACGTTAGACACAAAGTGCATGGTCAGGTGGTTTTTGTATGGTGTCAGCGCTTCAGTCACCATGTAGGGACCGAGGTCAGAGCCACCGATACCGATGTTGACAACGTCAGTGATCGCTTTGCCAGTAAAGCCTTTCCACTCACCGCCAATGATACGTTCAGAGAAAGATTTCATTTTCTCAAGCACAGCATTCACTGCTGGCATGACATCTTCGCCTTTCACCATCACTGGCGTATTGCTGCGATTACGCAACGCGGTGTGCAGCACAGAACGGCCTTCAGTCTGGTTGATCGCTTCACCACTGAACATCGCCTGAATCGCGCTTTTCACGTCGGTCTCTTCAGCCAGAGCGAACAGGTGCTTCATGGTTTCTTCATTGACCAGGTTCTTAGAGTAGTCGACCAGAATGTCGTTACCGAAACGAGTCGAGTATTTTGCGAAACGCTGGCTGTCCTCTGCGAACAGAGTTTTGAGGTCCATATCCTGCGCCGATTCAAAATGCGCGGTCAGTGCTTTCCAAGCTTGAGTTTGCGTTGGATTGATATTTTTCAACATGGTATCTATCCCGATGTTACTGTCGATTTTATTCCACTAATCTTAGTCACTGGCGCCAAGAATGCAGAATCCCCGATTAAGCAAAAAGAAAATGATAAAATTCTCTGCCTGAAGCAGATCAAAGTGTAATAAATTTTCAATGCACAATTATGACTCAGCTCATGTACCCCCACATTGAGTTAAGTCACGTAAACGCCGAGTGTTTACCCAATTGTGTTGCAATCACTTGGCGCCAACCATAGCGTTTATCTGCCCGTTTGCCAATCAGATTATGGAGAGATGAGAATGTGGGCTCAACAGCAAATTCACCTGCGTGCATATCCACGAGGCTTTCATTTGATTACTGATGAAATTGAACAACAATTACCTCAGTTGGCTGATATTTCTGTCGGTTTGCTACATCTATTTATTCAACATACATCCGCCAGTCTGACCATCAACGAAAATGCGGATCCAACGGTTCGTTCGGACATGGAACAGCACTTTAATCACTTTGTTCCCGAACGCGCACCGTATTATGTCCACACCTACGAAGGTGATGATGACATGCCCGCTCACATCAAAGCGTCGTTGCTCGGCTCCAGCGTGACGATTCCCATTTCGCAAGGTCGTTTAGCTTTGGGAACATGGCAAGGCATTTACTTAGGCGAGCACCGTGACCACGGTGGCAAACGCCGCCTGGTTGCGACGCTGCAAGGGGAATAAAAAAGCAGGCCTATCGGCCTGCTCCGTAATATGACATGTCAACGCGGGAGGTCAGTTTAGTCACTAACTCATAACCCAGTGTGCCAATGTGGCTGGCCACTTCTTCGACAGGCAGTTCACTGCCCCACAAAATGGCTTCATCACCGACTTTGTCCTTGGCGTCCGGTCCTAGATCGACCGTCAGCATATCCATCGAAACGCGACCAGCCAAAGGCACAATACGACCATTGACCACCACGGGTGTACCATTCGGTGCCGTGCGTGGATAACCATCACCGTAACCAATCGCAATCACACCGATTTTGGTGTCACGTGCGCTGGTCCAGATAGCGCCATAACCGACACTCTCCCCGGCTTTCACATCACGAACCGCAATGAGGTGTGATTTCAGAGTCATCACCGGTTGATAACCCAGCTGCTGAGCATTCTTGTCAGCAAAGGGCGACACGCCGTACATGATGATTCCAGGGCGAACCCATTCCATCTGGCTTCGCGGCCACGCCAGCAAGCCTGCCGATGCCGCCATTGAGCGCTCACCTTCACAGCCGTTAGTCAACGACAAAAATAGTTCAATTTGTTCGTTTGTCGTGGATTTATCCAGCTCATCGGCACAACCAAAATGGCTCATATAGCGCAGTGGCTTCGCCACATTGTTGCAAGCATGCAACCGTTCCACAAACTGCGCGTACTGCTCCGGACGTACACCCAAACGGTGCATGCCACTGTCGATTTTCAGCCACACCACCACCGGCGTTTCCAATTCGGCGCTTTCCAGTGCCTGCAACTGTTCTTCGCAGTGCAGCACGGTTTGAATATTGTTGGTCACCAAAACTGGTAAATCACCCGCTGAATAGAACCCTTCAAGCAGCAGAATCGGTTTAACCACACCGCTGGCACGTAATTGCAGCGCTTCTTCGATACGAGCCACGCCAAAGGCATCTGCACCTAAAGCATGTTTAGCAACATGACGCAGACCATGCCCGTACCCGTTTGCTTTCACCACGGCCATCAATTTACTGTTGGGCGCTTGCTGCTTAATCTGTTGCAGGTTGTGCTGTAGAGCGTCCAGGTTAATACAGGCCGTCGCGGCTTTCATGTAACTCATCGTTTTACTCATCGTCGTCAAATGCCGGTCCTGCATAATTATCAAAGCGGGAGAACTGGCCCTGGAAGGTCAGACGTACAGAACCGATAGGGC
It contains:
- the pgi gene encoding glucose-6-phosphate isomerase, with the protein product MLKNINPTQTQAWKALTAHFESAQDMDLKTLFAEDSQRFAKYSTRFGNDILVDYSKNLVNEETMKHLFALAEETDVKSAIQAMFSGEAINQTEGRSVLHTALRNRSNTPVMVKGEDVMPAVNAVLEKMKSFSERIIGGEWKGFTGKAITDVVNIGIGGSDLGPYMVTEALTPYKNHLTMHFVSNVDGTHIAETLKKVNPETTLFLVASKTFTTQETMTNAHSARDWFLATAGDDAHVAKHFAALSTNAQAVAEFGIDTDNMFEFWDWVGGRYSLWSAIGLSIILSIGFDNFVELLTGAHEMDKHFVETPFESNIPMILALIGIWYNNFHGAESEAILPYDQYMHRFAAYFQQGNMESNGKFVDRDGNPVTYQTGPIIWGEPGTNGQHAFYQLIHQGTKLIPCDFIAPALTHNAVSDHHQKLMSNFFAQTEALAFGKSAEVVKAEFIKAGKTEEEVAALIPFKVFEGNRPTNSILVKQITPRSLGNLIAMYEHKIFVQGVIWNIFTFDQWGVELGKQLANQILPELADGAQISSHDSSTNGLINAFKAFRG
- the dusA gene encoding tRNA dihydrouridine(20/20a) synthase DusA produces the protein MTHSCRLSVAPMLDWTDRHCRYFHRLLSSQTLLYTEMVTTGAIIHGKGDFLAYNEEEHPVALQLGGSNPADLARCAKLAQERGYDEINLNVGCPSDRVQNGRFGACLMAEPDLVAQCVAAMKEVVDIPVTVKTRIGIDDQDSYEFLTNFVTLVSEKGGCEQFTIHARKAWLSGLSPKENREIPPLDYPRAYQLKQDFPHLTIAVNGGVKTLAEAKEHLQHLDGVMIGREAYQSPYLLAEVDQQIFGLDTPVKKRSQVVQEMYPYIEQQLAQGSYLGHITRHMLGLFQNMPGARQWRRHISENAHKAGAGIEVVEQALAKIPYQELDV
- the pspG gene encoding envelope stress response protein PspG translates to MIELIFILVFVASLLVTGLTVFGALIAAAVAFVVLMLLSMLGFAIKLLPWIIVIALGVWVYRHYQQIPR
- the zur gene encoding zinc uptake transcriptional repressor Zur → MVIDLDNKLTKQIEEICAARGVRLTSQRKRVFELICASKKASSAYELLEDLKQSEPQAKPPTVYRALDFLMEQGFIHRVESTNSFISCCSCNAHKHFSQLLICDQCGNVIELQDDSLIALLANNAEKHGFKIVNHVIESHGVCQSCSSK
- a CDS encoding secondary thiamine-phosphate synthase enzyme YjbQ, whose protein sequence is MWAQQQIHLRAYPRGFHLITDEIEQQLPQLADISVGLLHLFIQHTSASLTINENADPTVRSDMEQHFNHFVPERAPYYVHTYEGDDDMPAHIKASLLGSSVTIPISQGRLALGTWQGIYLGEHRDHGGKRRLVATLQGE
- a CDS encoding chemotaxis protein CheX → MRAEFVNPFLASLLNVLKTMASLELKPQKPRLKKDEIARGDVSGLIGMVGQQTRGSMSITFDESLALEIMQNMLGERPNGLNEEVTDMVGEITNMVTGGAKRILAESGFDFDMATPVVVSGKGHTIRHKCEGSIIIMPFASQWGNAFIEICFE
- the alr gene encoding alanine racemase, whose amino-acid sequence is MKAATACINLDALQHNLQQIKQQAPNSKLMAVVKANGYGHGLRHVAKHALGADAFGVARIEEALQLRASGVVKPILLLEGFYSAGDLPVLVTNNIQTVLHCEEQLQALESAELETPVVVWLKIDSGMHRLGVRPEQYAQFVERLHACNNVAKPLRYMSHFGCADELDKSTTNEQIELFLSLTNGCEGERSMAASAGLLAWPRSQMEWVRPGIIMYGVSPFADKNAQQLGYQPVMTLKSHLIAVRDVKAGESVGYGAIWTSARDTKIGVIAIGYGDGYPRTAPNGTPVVVNGRIVPLAGRVSMDMLTVDLGPDAKDKVGDEAILWGSELPVEEVASHIGTLGYELVTKLTSRVDMSYYGAGR
- a CDS encoding TIGR04219 family outer membrane beta-barrel protein; amino-acid sequence: MNKPAMAIVTTAFLSLSSTAWCEDSSYTVNVGAEMWRGSTKIDEIRRDTDYAPSFHAAVESDIRYLPNVSVRYTSVDADYASYDKWDYTFYYTLLHHELMNFDAGVTLTRYSNTDYQALDTRTYDFDETTFNWYASAALSIPDTNFDVIGQFDVGNSSGIKSSDVTAGIQYRLPIQEGLWTIKGGYRVIDLEFEDLAKQSPDTETSYVFVDGWFLGAEFRF